In Juglans microcarpa x Juglans regia isolate MS1-56 chromosome 1S, Jm3101_v1.0, whole genome shotgun sequence, the genomic stretch CTCAATAATTGTTCTAATAGAATTAATAGTAGAAACAATTATAAGTTATGAAAATACTATGTATTTGTTTTAGAAAAGAGTGAGAttctctattaaaaaaaatatttttttatgtgaatctcatgtttattcactttttcaaaagtATGTGTAGCACTTGGGCACTTTTTCAAAAGAGTGttgtttgtattatattcttaacaacaTAATCATAACCAAGTTGGATCACATGCATTGCTAGCACTTTGAACAAGAGGACTGTAAggcctgtttggatagtgagataagatgagatgaattgagatgtttTGTAAACAATAGTAAGATTATTAGTTCAAATTAGATGAAAGCtccatttggatacagaaacggcttcatttcatttcatctcatcattacaactttctcaaaattttacataaaatataataaacaattcaacattttcaaattccaaaataataataatattttattcaactttcatttaaaatcatctcatctcatcatccaaacgggactgaaatgagatgagataagtgtTTCATCTCACCTCTGTGCCTAATCCTCTGTATCCATTAGGCATAATTCTAACAAAATGCAGAAACTAGATACCATACGGTGAAGTAAAGACGTAGATGCATGTCTCGTGAGGAAAAGGCAGAGGTACTTACATAAACAGGTCCGAgaattttatttgcagttggGAAATAAAATTTCCCAAATTGGACCAATTGGACAGTTGCGACGATATTTCCTCAGATATTCTATCAAAGTTTAAATCAACATCCTCATTTTGATGAAAATCCACTTAAAAGAGAAGGAATCAATAACATCTCGACTGCATTAAATGGAAACTAAAAATAACAGAAAGACAAGATATGTATTAAAATTGGGCAAGCAAAATATGCAACAATTCTAAATACTTCAGaagcaaatatttgttttagtTATTGATCAATTGCTGAAACAGTTTACACAATTGCCcatatttcaaaaagaaaagaaaaagatgaagaaatagTCTATAGATGCTTGTAGTCTATGGCTTATCGACTAAACTCATtgtagaaaaaggaaataaaaaataatatagtaaaaATCATTCAATGCTACaaaatataattgttttctGAATAAATACTTGGGACATGTTGTAATCCCTTGGgaaaatataattgttttctaaataaatacTTGGGACATGTTGTAATCCCTTGGGGGGGAGCAGAGACTTAGATGAGAAACAGGGAACAAAGAAGCAACCATCGGTCCTATTCCGAATCCCTCAGGCTTTCACTTGTCAGCCACATTTTCTTCTGAATAACAAACACAATGTCGTCTCCATCCTGGTCTGAATCTGAACTGGAATCAGATGTCGCCACTGCTTCCCAGTGCAACGGCACTAAGTACTTCTTTATGAAATTTATCACTGCTAGCTTGTCACGGATGATTATGAAACCAGTAGGTCGAAGTATCCGATCCATCTCAATCAGCAAATCTTCAGGACTGCAATCTTTCTTCTCAATGTCAGAAAAGACAGTCCAAGCATGGAGTAGATCATATGTTCGAGGGTATGTTGAAAATGCTTGGCACCTGTCGAAATACATTTCATCACAAGTTAAAATCAACCACCTCCAACTTCATCTGACAACTTCTCCAAGAATCTATGGACCTTGACTTCTAGAATGCAAAACATTAGAAAATGCAAAACATATCAGCCATATCTCCACCTAGCATTTTCGAAACTTGTGTAAACAGGCAGGTAAACTTGAAGtcaattaccatttttttttttttgaagataaGTACCATTCATATGATAGAAGTCAATTACCAATTACTGTCACTTATCTGGGGTGTaattatttccataaataaCAGTCCACCATAAGACAGAACAAGGTATTCCCATCTAAACATTAAATCACAAGATTATATTTCAGAAATCAATATTCATACCAGTCATGAACAGTGCCTATGAGGCCTCTGTCGTATATCAGCTTAAGCGTGTTTGGTCCATCTTCAGGGACAACATTCATGACCCAAACATCCTTGTCCTTCAGAGCAGCTGCAAACGAACCCATGTTTGTCTTCATGTCCATCACATTCCTCAGTGTGTTTGATGAAATCTTTGGGCTCAAGAGATTCCAATAGCTCACAACCCTCTCTTTCCAAACTTCCTACACCACTTACCAGCAACACATAAGCCGACTAAGCAACAGAATAACTGATAACGAAAAAAAGTAGATCGAGTGCTGCCAATTATTACCGTGTCCTTTTCAAACATGTCAGTTGAATAGCCAAAATCAGCAAGTCGAGGAGGAGGAGCAGTCAGCCTAGATGGCCAAGGAGCCAATCCACTGCCCTTAACCATATGATCATCTGATAAGACCAAGCAAAATTTTAGCACTATCCTATTGAAGCCCTCAAAATGCAGTCACCATCAAGATTTTAtcttctaatataaaataataagtttcTTTATTTGGTACGTCACTGCAGCTTGATGGTCTGCAGGTGGAGGGGAGGGAGCGTAGGCTGTCTAAAAAATAGCTCACTTCATCAAAGCACACGTCATTTTCTGTTTCTTTGGCTAATTTTCAGTTGACTATGAAATACTTTTTTTCGCTAATAATTTTTGGTAGCACCAAACACAGGAAAGCACAAAAAACATTTTCCAGAATATATTTTAtgccaaaacaaacaaaaccttagtgtttgtttttattgcTTATGACATAAATAACGGTGAAGGTAATTTAAAGCTTTGACTAAATAGATCCAAAGTCAAAAGAAAACTTAAACAAACTTTTTAAATTAGTGGTACATAGGCATCATAATTCATAAAGGCAAGAACAACTTTTGTTTAgcaactcaaaaaatattaaccTTCCGTTAACAATTTATAACAGTGAAGAAAACAAGTAATTATGCTAAAGAAAATAGGAGAAGGCACTCACGATCAGAGTATGGTGTGATGCATGCTTCCATTGACACACCCCAAACTTTATCTGGATTATCACCAGACTGGCAGAGAGGAGGGAGGGTACCAGGTTTTCTTTCCATATAACAGTCATTTGTCAGAGGCTTTTGCCAAATAACAGTTTGGTTCCTCTTTGAAGCTATTGTCCAACACATACGTCCCACAAGGGCACTCATCTCTCTCCATATTCTGAGATCCTCTTCATCCTGAGCATATGCCTCGGGAGATGAGTAGGCAAAATAGCCGCCTGGTCTGAGTAATCTATCTAGCTCAAGAAGAAGAATTCCATCTCTTTGAAGCCAATCAATCCTACAACGAGAACAGTGAGCAAGTTCAAAAGATCTGCTAGGGTAAGGGAGCCTCTTGGTTCCTAGAACACCAAGATATGCAGGAATTCCTCTTTCTAGGGCGAACTGAATTTGGTTTTGATGCACATCATTCGGTGCTAAGGACATCGTTATAACATCAGATGAGAGGAGATAAGCTCCAAAACTCGCAACACCACAGCCAACATCAAGAACTGTTCTTAATCTTCCTTCATTGTTTATATTATTGTGTGAAAAGTTTAGCATCTGCAAAATTAAGCCACATGTAAGATTATTTCTTCATCCATGAAGTAtatttactaaaaaataaatcagagaTATAGCAAGAgctgaataaaaaagaaaatgagccaTAGGGCAATGCAGAGCACAGGAAGTATGCAAAATTCTATATGGCCTACTAACTCGAAAAAGTACTTAGCAAAAGGTATTCAGTAAAGGCCAGCAATCATCTTACATTTGCAATTGAAGCAATATACTTATCTGCTCCATAGTGAAAATGAGTACCTCCACCCGGAAATACAATCTTTTCACCTTTCACAACCATCCAGTTCTGGTCAGACTTCTCGTGTGCAAGGTGAGTATGAGGTATGTTTGCTTTCCATACTTGATCTCTGCTTTCCGGCCACTTGATTGGGACCTGAAACACCACACCAGCAACAGAACAACTAATATTTAGTAGAATAGATGAGGATGCAAAACTCTTGAAAATAACAGATATTCCACATCGTTATCTCGCTCAAACTTAGCATCTCCCCCACCTTGTATCCTCGTGGAGGAGGAATCAAGCAGTTGTACCGCCTTTCTGGAAGAGGGCAATGTCTCTCATAGTGCTCCATTAAAGATAAGTCCAGCTTCAACCTCATTTGGTATATGAGGTGTCTGTCTAGGCAGGGAATTAGTTCTGAATGTCGATCATCACAAACCTTCAAAAATCAGTTGACAAATGGACTCAATGGATGTATTAAGAAAACAATTAAACTGAACAGATGGGCCAAACACCAAGTATATTCCGAAAGAACTTACTGGGAGACTCTTTGGTGTGATAACATCCTCTCCATTTTCTAGGCCAAATCTTGTTGAAGATTCATCTTGCTTGCTATCAGCATCTTCATCCCCACCCAAATACGATGAACCAAGTCTTCTCAAAGATCTGCTCCCATATTCTAGGGCAGATGTACCATGGTTTGTAGAGCCAAAAATGGATCCATAGTATACATACAGAAAACCAAGAAAGATTGCCACAACACACAAAGAAGTGATTAAACGCTTCTTTTGTGTTCCATCAGATCTTCCCCTCATCATTTATTTAGTTTTCAAGCTCTTCAATCACAACTTTTCACTTCCACTTATGTATTAATAGATCACTATACAGATCTCATTTCATGAAGATATCTTGTGTCAAACACACAAATGAGATCCCTGAAGACTTAGCAGTCAAGAATCATAGAGATTGATCAATAGACctgtaaaaattaaaagcaaacaACCATAAGTTGAtgagaaaatctgaaaaaccTAATACAATCCATATCAAACCTGGCCAGTTCAAAAGGACATCAAATAACTAGGGAAACCAATGGTCAAATATCGTTAGTtaagaaaacacataaaataaatatttattaaaaagtcCTGTGTGAAGAAGCACCCTCACATTACTGCGGTACGAAACAGACTGTAAATCAAGAATTTTATCAACGTAGTTCCATGGAAAGTTGCAATTTGTCTCCCAAGATTTCAAAGCGTGTTTCCATTCAAAATCTACGGATGGAAAGTGCcagataaaaaattacaaacaagaataagcacgAAAACAAGTTGAAGTTAACCAGCCACGATTGTATTCAGTGAATTGACAACCAAGTAAGGAAAATGATTGACGGACcctagaagaaaagaaaatatgatatTGAACGCAAATAAAAACGAAGATTTAGCAATATAATCTATCTATCCCAATCTTCATGTCCCTTCAGTGAATTGAAATCCGAGCAATGAAAAAAATGACACTTTCTCTAAGCCACGAATTGAAGTGGAACTCACAGATCTGGGACAAAGACCAAGGCAACACCACGCTTCCCATTTGGAAAGCTCCGTTAACTTATCAAAATCACCCTTTTctcaaacaagaataagcaacCAACTTACcacaacaaaaatcacaaagaaACAACACAACAGATTCAAATCattcgatattaaaacaacaaaataaaccgCACCCAGTAACGCCAATTCAATCAGATCCAGCCACGAAACAAAAACTCTACCCAAAACCCAGAAACTCAAATGCCAAGAAACAAGGACAGAAGGCAAAAGGCTTACTGGGTTTGAACCGAATGACGAAGTGGGTCTGATTGTGGTACGTGAAAGAGCCCCTGAAATCCTAAGCGGAGATCTGGGTCAATAGAAGCTCCTTGTGCTTACTCCACTTCTATAACAGGAAACAAAGTGGGGGCCAGGGGGAGAGATCAGATCTCAGAGTTTTGCCTTTGTTTGTATCGTGGGACTGTTCGTGAGTGTGTATGCTCGTTTCACAGTACGTCAAATGTCGTTAAATATCCATTAACGCCTAGTTGTCAACGAACACTTGTAATTCTGAGCTAGCTAGTTGTCAATTAACGCAAATGAGATCGCTCCCACAATAATTCATTTATTGCTAATTATTAACTAAGCCAGATGGTTTCAggtaaattttgtgaaaattatttataaaactatAATGTTTATTTGCTATATTCAATGttctgattttaaaaataaataatttttacattCAGTTCGAGTATAttttaaacaacaaaaagagaaTTTCCATCTTTAGGTTTGAAATAAGtactaaatataaaaaatgataaatctacAATTAATTTACAACTATCTTATCACCCTATTTAAAATTAAAGGTAACTACGTAAAACTgaaattatattgattaatttaaaatgagttaaataattgtagaaaatttgTAGGTGTATCAACCATAAACTTCTTATACtatatttcttgtttttggttttttaagcgtgaaaatatccattttaattatatatatatatatatatgtgtgaatatgtattttatataagatataaaGTGCTTTAgtaattgagaaatgatattatgACATTAAAGCTAGCTACAAagtaaacaaatattaaatagttaacTTTGGTGATCccaattttaattcaaatccaCCTGGACTTCCAttgtgttttctattttttggaaaaaaaaagaaaaaaaaaaacaccaaacacatctcaatttatcaCCTAATTAATTTACAATCACTTCAAAACTCGAGGTtgggtttggatagacagtttagatgagatgagatgatatgttttgaatagtagttgaataaaatattgttagatataattttttagtattatttttatttagagatttgaaaaaattgaattgtttattatatttttatatgataatttaaaaaaattataatgataagatgagataagaaggTTTTATATCCAAACCCTCAGTCTTTAGGATCAGCCctcaaacaatataaaaaaggaATTAATTATAATCTCCCCTCTCCACAAAAaggtgataaaaataaaataaaattaggaaacaaaaataatttaaagatatctaaaaacattaatatctgaaaatattgaaatgagtaatatattaaaaattgcaATTGATTGAATGAGTTTTAAACTTTAACGGCAAGCTGCAAATCACTCACAAGTTGGTCGGCAAAGATTGATCCTGCATGCATAGTGCATACTGAACGAGACATTTTGTTGGACCTTAATTTCTACCGTTCTTTTTGTgtcctttttattaaaaaaataaaataaaattaaggaatcccattctttaaaaaataactttctttTTAAGATGGATCATTTATACGTTTGTTATATAATCGggagaaaaaatctattcatcttctcatcatcatatgatgtagtattagataataaattcacaagtaaaatataataaataatctccaatcatctaatatcacatcatgaaatgataagagtataataaaaaaaaatgatgatgaataacattactCACTAATAtcctatttcaaattttatgttgCGGCTTCTCGAACAAAAGTGTGAGTGGAATGAAAAGTAAGAAGTTTGATGCATGGATTTTAGTACACCATctcattcaagaaaataaaatgggaaAGACAGCTAGTGAGGTAGCTAGTAAGATGAGCTTCGATTCATTATTATTGCATTAGGCAGATGCGCATTATTAGAAAGGAGATCGATAAAGATTGTATATAGTCATTTTATTCCCATTACTGGTCCAAACAATACCAAGTTTTGACGCAAGTCAACCTTGGAATTTTCTGACTCAGACGCCCTACTCCCTAGCCTAATCCCTTAAGAAAATCTTACACAGTGCTCGCCGGAAAGTCAGAACAGTGGTGACGAATAAAACTTGAAGACAAAGTTGAGTCATCAAGCCTCCTACGGTGTCCTTCAAGGCCGGTCTCATACGGTACCGTTTACCAACAACTGCGTCTGGAATAGTGTAGTATTTGAGAAACAGGAGTAGCCTTTTGTCCATTAGAGCAgtttgttattttgatttgttaaTTCTGTATTAAGGTAAAGGGAGCATAGGAGAATGGGTATGAATTGCCTTGTATATGGAGTATTCCATTGGGAGGTTCAGAATTGTCTCTAATCAATTCCTAGAGTGAATGAATCCATGAATGAAACTCTCCCTTAGATAATTTCCATTCCATTCCTTAATTTGCTTGTTATAGATAATTTCCCTTAGATGCGAACTCTTGTAGGCAATCAAACTACCATGGCTAATAGAGAGCACCACAATGACCCGGAGCTATAGGTCCATGATGCCAGGAGAGGTCTACACAGGGGAGTAAGGCTGGAGTTTCCCCAATTTGAAGGAGACAACTCTGCGGGATGGGTTTTCAAAGTAAATCAATACTTCAATTATTATCAAAGCCCACCTGCCCAAcgtttttttttatggtttcatACAACATGAATGAAGAGGCATTGGTATGGTACCAGGATGTGTTAGAGAGTACATTTTTCAACAATTGGGAAGCATTTACACGAGCCCTACAAATCATATTTGGATCTCGACATATGACGATCCAATGGAGGCACTAACTTGTCTGAAGCAAACACCAATAGTGGCCACCGATAAACCTTAGTTTGAGCCGTTATCCAATAGTGGCCTCTCAAATCACCACGAGCTGAGTTactttttgagtgggttgaaggATGAGATTCGAATCCCCATTCGAATGCTCAATCCTGTCAACTTGAAAGCAACTTTTGGATTGGCAAAAATGAAGGAAGAATACTTACTAAGTACTCGAAAGTCATGGAAAAAAGTAGGTGAGACAACACTAAATAAAACTTGAGAATCCCCCAATTCTCTAGTAATATGGAGACATGCTGAAGGGTCATAAGTCTTTCACTCCTACTAGGAGAGTGTTAGCATGGAAACCAGGGTGAGAAAATCTCTAAAGTATTGGGAAGGTTTACAGTAGTGTTTGAGGAACCCAAGGGGCTCCCACCCCTAAGAACTAAGGATCACATAATTGTACTCAAAGA encodes the following:
- the LOC121246258 gene encoding probable methyltransferase PMT3 — encoded protein: MMRGRSDGTQKKRLITSLCVVAIFLGFLYVYYGSIFGSTNHGTSALEYGSRSLRRLGSSYLGGDEDADSKQDESSTRFGLENGEDVITPKSLPVCDDRHSELIPCLDRHLIYQMRLKLDLSLMEHYERHCPLPERRYNCLIPPPRGYKVPIKWPESRDQVWKANIPHTHLAHEKSDQNWMVVKGEKIVFPGGGTHFHYGADKYIASIANMLNFSHNNINNEGRLRTVLDVGCGVASFGAYLLSSDVITMSLAPNDVHQNQIQFALERGIPAYLGVLGTKRLPYPSRSFELAHCSRCRIDWLQRDGILLLELDRLLRPGGYFAYSSPEAYAQDEEDLRIWREMSALVGRMCWTIASKRNQTVIWQKPLTNDCYMERKPGTLPPLCQSGDNPDKVWGVSMEACITPYSDHDHMVKGSGLAPWPSRLTAPPPRLADFGYSTDMFEKDTEVWKERVVSYWNLLSPKISSNTLRNVMDMKTNMGSFAAALKDKDVWVMNVVPEDGPNTLKLIYDRGLIGTVHDWCQAFSTYPRTYDLLHAWTVFSDIEKKDCSPEDLLIEMDRILRPTGFIIIRDKLAVINFIKKYLVPLHWEAVATSDSSSDSDQDGDDIVFVIQKKMWLTSESLRDSE